In one Shewanella loihica PV-4 genomic region, the following are encoded:
- a CDS encoding PAS domain-containing protein, producing the protein MLTQKQPQLIAGQGLHWSAQRIFSVVTQIIILLISVLLLTNVIITLGERRLQEDWATQRYSELQSVGTLIADKVSFQQFRTQMFANDELLKRYLTIPSEVRQLKLQQSWEVMIRNIPELLDIALFDPQGKYKFSTTNDFSRDPLPPSLLGGARNMGGNEVYTSPLEFTPIKGKLEPYLYQLAWLENPDQSVRGYLLTYQSMSRMLKSIKPAYSSAESPLMMLDTQGLLYAGAESKPTINRIPDTMGGSLRQTYPALWRKMAMSNFGQFHGDDATFVYLKIELTTQYETRREYYLVSYVRNDAIAELFSEWRNILIVGAVVLTLLALALILLSHSYRIGQRSREYSIELAHRLFHQDIGCVIINDKNRVMTANEKAAELLCLPLDELQDRNLQRILQFENEQYAEVAAQLEANNKWQGVIDFDSPGGSHLAITVTSSPRRSRQEKYYLVTFEDVSQLRKVQHQAKLNELLNDNAIPCALVQANGMLELANQAFMQLVSIHDIQGKNLTDLLNNDLSSQWPRITQQILLQGSWKGQILCDPNSKENTCLQATLKGHLDAAGEIEHIVCTLEQAQKRALLQDTGDFIPHRSAILVNLRDLDDYFKSLSPVSREHSSLLLIDITAESMLSHMSDIGQLENRQREVEIHILRTLPVNYQMSHWQLGKLIVILPDTCSDDAHHFAVKSLNGLNEIGLGTGICMGIASYQTGQNLEQYLSNAEVALKRAKQIGEQNICQAFTRQN; encoded by the coding sequence ATGCTGACGCAGAAACAACCACAACTGATCGCCGGACAGGGCCTGCACTGGTCTGCGCAACGCATCTTCTCGGTGGTCACCCAGATCATCATCTTGCTGATCAGCGTCTTGCTCCTCACCAACGTCATCATCACCCTGGGCGAGCGTCGCCTGCAGGAAGATTGGGCCACCCAGAGATACAGCGAACTGCAATCTGTCGGCACCCTAATCGCCGACAAGGTCTCCTTCCAGCAGTTCCGCACCCAGATGTTTGCCAACGACGAACTGCTCAAGCGCTACCTGACCATCCCCAGCGAGGTGCGTCAGCTTAAGCTACAACAGAGCTGGGAGGTGATGATACGCAACATCCCCGAGCTGCTGGATATCGCGCTATTCGATCCCCAGGGCAAGTACAAGTTTTCCACCACCAACGACTTTAGCCGCGACCCGCTACCGCCATCCTTGCTCGGCGGCGCGCGCAACATGGGCGGCAACGAGGTCTACACCTCGCCGCTGGAGTTTACCCCCATCAAGGGCAAGCTCGAGCCCTACCTGTATCAGCTGGCCTGGCTGGAGAACCCCGATCAGAGCGTGCGCGGCTACCTGCTGACCTATCAGTCCATGAGCCGTATGCTGAAAAGCATCAAGCCTGCCTACTCCAGCGCCGAGTCGCCGCTCATGATGCTCGACACCCAGGGGCTGCTGTACGCCGGCGCCGAGAGCAAGCCGACCATCAACCGCATCCCAGATACCATGGGCGGCAGCCTGCGTCAGACCTATCCGGCGCTGTGGCGCAAGATGGCCATGAGCAACTTCGGTCAGTTCCACGGCGACGACGCCACCTTCGTCTACCTCAAGATAGAGCTGACCACCCAGTATGAGACGCGCCGGGAATATTACCTGGTCTCCTATGTGCGCAACGACGCCATCGCCGAGCTGTTCTCCGAGTGGCGCAACATACTTATCGTCGGCGCCGTGGTGCTTACCCTACTGGCACTGGCGCTGATCCTGCTGAGCCACTCCTACCGCATCGGCCAGCGCTCTCGGGAATACAGTATCGAGTTGGCACACCGCCTGTTCCACCAGGATATCGGCTGCGTGATCATCAACGACAAAAACCGGGTGATGACAGCCAACGAGAAGGCCGCAGAGCTGCTGTGCCTGCCCTTGGACGAGCTGCAAGATCGTAACCTGCAGCGGATCCTGCAGTTCGAGAACGAGCAGTACGCCGAGGTCGCCGCCCAGCTTGAGGCCAATAACAAGTGGCAAGGGGTTATCGACTTCGACTCGCCCGGCGGCAGTCATCTGGCGATCACAGTCACCAGCTCGCCGCGCCGCAGCCGTCAGGAAAAATATTATCTGGTCACCTTCGAGGATGTGTCTCAGCTGAGAAAGGTCCAGCATCAGGCTAAGCTCAACGAGCTGTTGAACGACAACGCCATCCCCTGCGCCCTGGTGCAGGCCAACGGCATGCTGGAGCTGGCCAACCAGGCCTTCATGCAGCTGGTCTCCATCCACGATATTCAGGGCAAGAACCTCACCGATCTGCTTAATAATGACCTCAGCTCCCAGTGGCCGAGGATCACCCAGCAGATCTTGCTGCAGGGCAGCTGGAAGGGACAGATCCTCTGTGACCCCAACAGCAAGGAGAACACCTGTCTGCAGGCGACCCTCAAGGGCCACCTGGACGCCGCCGGTGAGATAGAGCATATCGTCTGCACCCTGGAGCAGGCGCAGAAGCGCGCCCTCTTGCAAGACACCGGCGACTTCATCCCCCACCGCAGCGCCATCTTGGTGAACCTCAGGGATCTGGACGACTACTTCAAGTCACTCAGCCCCGTCAGCCGCGAGCACTCCAGCCTGCTGCTGATCGACATCACCGCCGAGAGCATGCTGAGCCACATGAGTGATATCGGCCAGCTGGAGAATCGTCAGCGCGAGGTGGAAATCCATATCCTCAGGACACTGCCGGTCAACTACCAGATGTCTCACTGGCAGCTGGGCAAGCTGATCGTGATACTGCCGGACACCTGCTCGGACGACGCCCACCACTTCGCGGTGAAATCCCTGAACGGCCTCAACGAGATCGGCCTGGGCACAGGGATCTGCATGGGGATCGCCAGCTACCAGACAGGCCAGAACCTGGAGCAGTACCTGAGTAACGCCGAGGTGGCGCTCAAGCGCGCCAAGCAGATAGGTGAGCAGAATATTTGTCAGGCGTTTACGAGGCAAAATTAG
- a CDS encoding TatD family nuclease-associated radical SAM protein has product MSQSTLVYDIRNSRYLNITGRCTLRCQFCPKHNGSKQVHEYQLDLDHQPKADELIPLLGEVSQFDEYVFCGYGEPTLNLATLLSVAREIKRRGGRVRVNTDGLGNLFHRRNILPELAEVVDALSISLNADTEAAYLKHCQPKLKGAYESLWDFIRMAPGYIEQVQVSAIEGLEGVDIDRCRALVLDAKAQFKHRKLGVVG; this is encoded by the coding sequence ATGAGCCAGTCCACCTTAGTCTACGACATTCGCAACAGCCGCTACCTCAACATCACGGGTCGCTGCACCCTGAGATGTCAGTTCTGCCCCAAACATAACGGCAGCAAGCAGGTACATGAGTACCAGCTGGATCTCGACCATCAGCCAAAAGCCGATGAGCTCATCCCCCTGCTGGGCGAGGTGAGCCAGTTCGACGAATATGTGTTCTGCGGCTACGGCGAGCCCACCCTCAACCTAGCCACCTTGCTTAGCGTGGCAAGAGAGATAAAACGCCGCGGCGGCAGGGTGCGGGTCAACACCGACGGCCTGGGCAACCTGTTTCACCGGCGCAACATACTGCCTGAGTTAGCCGAGGTGGTCGACGCCCTCTCCATCTCGCTCAACGCCGATACCGAAGCCGCCTACCTCAAACACTGCCAGCCCAAGCTTAAAGGTGCTTATGAGTCACTGTGGGACTTTATCCGTATGGCACCCGGCTATATCGAGCAGGTGCAGGTGTCGGCCATCGAAGGCCTGGAAGGGGTGGATATCGACAGATGCCGCGCCCTGGTGCTTGATGCCAAGGCGCAGTTTAAACACAGAAAACTCGGCGTCGTCGGTTAA
- a CDS encoding efflux RND transporter permease subunit — protein sequence METNTNKGIIAWFARNSVAANLLMFALLIGGLFSTVLINKEVFPSFELNYLQITVAYPGAAPQEIEEGINIKIEEAIQDISGIKKVTSVASEGSGSVTIEVEDGFDAQDILDEAKLRIDAIATFPDNIEKPNIFRIKPENNVIWVSVYGDMNLHEMKELAKSIREEITALPAVTRAQVTGVRDYEIGIEVSEDKLREYGLSFADVAMAVRNSSIDLPGGSIRAEDGDILLRTKGQAYTGDDFAKIVVKTRKDGSRIMLPEVANIRDDFEERLEYTRFNGKPAAIIEVLSVDDQNALDISSQVKAYVEERRATLPASAQLDTWGDLTHYLKGRLNMMLSNMFYGALLVFIILALFLDLRLAFWVMMGLPVCFLGAMLLMPLEPFSLSINMLTLFAFILVLGIVVDDAIVIGESAYTEIERHGHSLDNVIKGAHKVAMPATFGVLTTIAAFIPMLMVSGPMAIIWKSIGLVVILCLAFSLVESKLILPAHLAHLKPRRPSPNPNLFVRFKTALNNKVQHFIHHSYRSFIGRCIEHRYNVVATFVGVLILSVALVASGKVRWVFFPDIPSDFIQVRLEMDVGSSEANTLKVVKEIENALYVMNDQMEDEYGYPVVKHSFINMGSRTSAFIFAELTKGEDRDVDGVTIADAWRKALPELISVKKLNINASTNDAGGDISFRLTSSDLEQLSQAADELKQKLRTYEGVYDISDNYSSGSHEIRLAIKPEAEALGLTLSDLASQVRYGFYGYEAQRILRNKEEVKVMVRYPLEQRRTLGHLENMMIRTPQGTSVPFSSVADIELGDSYSSITRVDGRRAITVIANANKNVVEPSKVVGEIQKDFLPYLESKYRHISTTLDGGSADEQSAMIGLIQGFFFAMFTIYALMAIPLKSYSQPLIIMSVIPFGIIGALFGHFILGLSMSVLSLCGIVALAGVVVNDSLILVDFVNRARAQGLPLKDAAIDAGCYRFRAIILTSMTTFVGLVPIILERSLQAQIVIPMATSLAFGILFSTVVTLVLVPVLYIILNDIRQLTGRVFRWWWQPRSHSVEGEQS from the coding sequence ATGGAGACCAATACCAATAAGGGCATCATTGCCTGGTTCGCCCGCAACAGCGTGGCGGCCAACCTCTTGATGTTTGCGCTGCTGATCGGCGGCCTGTTCAGCACAGTGCTGATCAATAAGGAGGTCTTCCCCTCCTTCGAGCTGAACTATCTGCAGATCACCGTCGCCTATCCCGGCGCCGCCCCTCAGGAGATCGAAGAGGGGATCAACATCAAGATCGAAGAGGCGATCCAGGACATCAGCGGCATCAAGAAGGTGACTTCGGTCGCCAGCGAAGGCTCTGGCAGCGTCACCATAGAGGTGGAGGATGGCTTCGATGCCCAGGATATCCTGGACGAGGCCAAGCTGCGCATCGACGCCATCGCCACCTTCCCCGACAATATCGAGAAGCCCAACATCTTCCGCATCAAGCCGGAAAACAACGTCATCTGGGTCTCTGTGTATGGCGACATGAACCTGCACGAGATGAAGGAGCTGGCCAAGAGCATACGTGAAGAGATCACCGCCCTACCCGCCGTCACCCGCGCACAGGTTACCGGCGTGCGTGACTATGAGATAGGCATAGAGGTATCCGAAGACAAGCTGCGTGAGTATGGCCTGAGCTTCGCCGACGTGGCGATGGCGGTGCGTAACTCCTCTATCGACCTGCCCGGCGGCTCAATTCGCGCCGAGGATGGCGACATCCTACTGCGCACCAAGGGCCAGGCCTACACGGGCGATGATTTTGCCAAGATAGTGGTCAAGACCCGCAAGGATGGCAGCCGCATCATGCTGCCCGAGGTGGCCAACATTCGCGACGATTTCGAGGAGCGTCTGGAATATACCCGCTTCAACGGTAAACCGGCGGCCATTATCGAGGTGCTGAGCGTCGACGATCAGAACGCGCTGGATATCTCCTCTCAGGTCAAAGCCTATGTAGAGGAGCGCCGCGCCACCCTGCCCGCCAGCGCCCAGCTAGATACCTGGGGCGACCTGACCCACTACCTCAAGGGCCGTCTCAACATGATGCTGTCGAACATGTTCTATGGCGCCCTGCTGGTATTTATCATTCTGGCGCTGTTCCTCGACTTGCGTCTGGCCTTCTGGGTGATGATGGGCCTGCCGGTCTGTTTCCTCGGCGCCATGCTGCTGATGCCGCTGGAGCCCTTCTCGCTGTCGATCAACATGCTGACCCTGTTCGCCTTCATTCTGGTGCTGGGTATCGTCGTGGATGACGCCATCGTCATCGGCGAGAGTGCCTATACGGAGATCGAGCGCCACGGCCACTCGCTGGACAATGTGATCAAGGGGGCCCATAAGGTCGCCATGCCCGCCACCTTCGGCGTGTTGACCACCATTGCTGCCTTCATCCCCATGCTGATGGTCTCCGGCCCCATGGCGATCATCTGGAAGTCCATCGGCCTGGTGGTGATCCTCTGTCTCGCCTTCTCACTGGTGGAGTCTAAGCTTATTCTGCCGGCGCACCTGGCTCACCTAAAACCGCGTCGCCCGAGCCCTAACCCTAACCTGTTTGTGCGCTTCAAGACGGCGCTTAACAACAAGGTGCAACACTTCATCCACCACAGCTACCGCAGCTTTATCGGTCGCTGTATCGAGCACAGATACAATGTGGTCGCCACCTTCGTGGGCGTGCTTATCCTCTCGGTGGCACTGGTTGCCAGCGGTAAGGTGCGCTGGGTCTTCTTCCCCGATATCCCGTCCGACTTCATTCAGGTGCGACTGGAGATGGATGTAGGCAGCTCAGAGGCCAACACCCTCAAGGTGGTCAAGGAGATAGAGAACGCCCTCTATGTGATGAACGATCAGATGGAAGACGAGTACGGCTACCCTGTGGTGAAGCACAGCTTCATCAACATGGGCTCGCGCACCTCCGCCTTCATCTTCGCCGAGCTGACCAAGGGCGAAGACAGGGACGTAGACGGCGTCACCATCGCCGATGCCTGGCGCAAGGCGCTGCCTGAGCTTATCTCTGTAAAGAAGCTTAACATCAATGCCAGCACCAACGACGCCGGTGGCGATATCTCCTTCAGGCTCACCTCGAGCGATCTCGAGCAGCTCTCCCAGGCCGCCGACGAGCTGAAACAGAAGCTGCGCACTTACGAGGGGGTGTATGACATCTCGGACAACTACTCCTCCGGCAGCCACGAGATCCGCCTGGCGATCAAGCCCGAGGCCGAGGCATTGGGGCTGACCCTGTCGGATCTGGCCAGCCAGGTGCGTTACGGCTTCTACGGCTATGAGGCCCAGCGTATTCTGCGCAACAAAGAAGAAGTCAAGGTGATGGTGCGCTATCCGCTTGAGCAGCGCCGCACCCTGGGGCATTTGGAAAACATGATGATCCGTACGCCCCAAGGCACCTCGGTGCCCTTCTCCAGCGTGGCCGACATAGAGCTGGGTGATTCCTACTCGTCGATCACCCGTGTCGATGGCCGCCGCGCCATCACGGTTATCGCCAACGCCAACAAGAATGTGGTCGAGCCCTCCAAGGTGGTGGGTGAGATCCAGAAGGATTTCCTGCCTTACCTTGAGAGCAAGTATCGCCACATCTCCACCACACTCGATGGTGGCAGCGCCGATGAGCAGAGCGCCATGATAGGCCTAATCCAGGGCTTTTTCTTCGCCATGTTCACCATCTATGCGCTTATGGCAATTCCGCTCAAGTCCTACAGCCAGCCGCTGATCATCATGTCGGTGATCCCCTTCGGTATCATAGGCGCTTTGTTCGGCCACTTCATCCTGGGGCTCTCCATGAGCGTGCTCAGCCTGTGTGGTATCGTGGCGCTGGCCGGGGTGGTGGTAAACGACTCGCTGATCCTGGTGGATTTTGTCAACCGCGCCCGCGCTCAGGGCCTGCCGCTTAAAGATGCCGCCATAGACGCGGGCTGTTATCGTTTCCGGGCGATCATCCTTACCTCTATGACCACCTTCGTCGGTCTGGTGCCCATCATCCTCGAGCGCAGTCTACAGGCGCAGATTGTGATCCCTATGGCCACCTCGCTGGCCTTCGGTATCCTCTTCTCCACCGTGGTGACCCTAGTACTGGTGCCCGTGCTCTACATCATACTCAACGATATCAGGCAGCTCACCGGCCGCGTGTTCCGTTGGTGGTGGCAGCCCCGTAGCCATAGCGTCGAGGGCGAGCAGTCCTAA
- a CDS encoding efflux RND transporter periplasmic adaptor subunit: protein MIKIILRRVFPPFLILIVFGLFAALLMSTQEAPEQKEEEMPVPIVDVMPVRSETVSLNLPSYGVVLPKNKTQLVTEVQGRMLTISDKFVAGGIVKRGDMLAQIEPSDYEADLMQAQATLAQAKAALDEEIARGEVAKEDWKGYDGGVPPELGLRVPQLKKEQANVKFAEAALARAQRNLERTTIRAPFDGIIKSRNVDLGQYVTLGTNLGELYDTRIAEIRLPLANHELAYLESIDNPDTQVTLSAELAGRTVNWTGKIVRSEGVIDADNRMVYLVAEVKDPYLRQNKTEGQLPLKYGSFVNAIIKGRTVEGIVKLPRYIVRDHQVAVVRDDNTLEMREVNVVRSDIDKVYIKDSLKDGERISLTTINNMATGQLVKVIGEEDKSQSQDKEDESQQTLVAAGDQ, encoded by the coding sequence ATGATAAAAATTATCCTACGAAGAGTTTTCCCCCCTTTTCTTATCCTGATCGTCTTCGGCCTGTTTGCCGCCCTCTTGATGAGTACTCAGGAAGCCCCAGAGCAGAAAGAGGAAGAGATGCCGGTTCCTATAGTGGACGTGATGCCGGTACGAAGTGAAACCGTTTCATTAAACCTGCCCTCCTACGGCGTGGTGCTCCCCAAGAACAAGACCCAGCTGGTCACAGAGGTGCAAGGACGCATGCTGACCATCTCGGACAAGTTTGTCGCCGGTGGCATAGTCAAGCGCGGCGATATGCTGGCGCAGATCGAACCCTCGGATTACGAGGCGGATCTGATGCAGGCGCAGGCCACCCTGGCCCAGGCCAAGGCGGCACTGGATGAGGAGATCGCCCGCGGCGAAGTGGCCAAAGAGGACTGGAAGGGTTACGACGGCGGCGTGCCGCCAGAGCTTGGCCTACGTGTGCCACAGCTCAAGAAGGAGCAGGCCAACGTCAAGTTTGCCGAGGCCGCCCTGGCCCGCGCCCAGCGTAACCTGGAGCGCACCACCATACGCGCGCCGTTCGATGGCATCATCAAGTCCCGTAACGTGGATCTAGGCCAGTATGTCACCCTGGGCACTAACCTGGGCGAGCTGTACGACACCCGCATCGCCGAGATCCGTCTGCCGCTGGCCAACCACGAGCTGGCCTACCTGGAATCTATCGACAATCCCGATACCCAGGTGACCCTGAGCGCCGAGCTGGCGGGCCGCACGGTGAACTGGACAGGCAAGATAGTACGCAGCGAAGGGGTGATCGACGCCGACAACCGCATGGTCTATCTGGTGGCCGAGGTGAAAGACCCTTACTTAAGACAGAACAAGACTGAAGGCCAGCTGCCGCTGAAATACGGCAGCTTCGTCAACGCCATCATCAAGGGCCGCACCGTCGAGGGGATCGTCAAGCTGCCTCGCTATATCGTCCGGGATCACCAGGTCGCCGTAGTACGCGACGACAACACGCTAGAGATGCGTGAGGTCAACGTGGTGCGCAGCGATATCGACAAGGTCTATATCAAGGACAGCCTGAAAGATGGCGAGCGCATCTCGCTGACCACCATCAACAACATGGCTACCGGCCAGCTGGTGAAGGTGATCGGCGAAGAGGACAAGTCTCAGAGCCAGGACAAAGAGGATGAGAGCCAGCAGACCCTAGTGGCAGCAGGTGATCAGTAA
- the srmB gene encoding ATP-dependent RNA helicase SrmB produces MQFEDFHLDDTLLESLKAMGHLAPTTIQQQTIPLALEHKDILARAPTGTGKTASFLLPALQHLLDFPRRYSGQARVLILAPTRELASQVHRYASHLATGLGLDIAIITGGVPYAPQEQALKENIDILVATPGRLMEYLDKELFDAQSVEILVLDEADRMLDMGFSSAVQSIAIEAQQRKHNMLFSATLEGGGVSRFAEMLLTNPVTIETKPPRSEKAKIHQWMHLADDKEHKFALLCDILKREEVSRAIVFVKTREVVASLEGQLQQAGIHCAFMRGDMEQKARFQALGRFTKGEVNVLLATDVAARGIDIDGITHVINFDMPRSADTYVHRIGRTGRAGNKGTAISLVEAHDMRVVAKIERYIEQPLKRRVIDSLRPKHKEAKVPTKKKVKSSDKKSPKKAKKKR; encoded by the coding sequence ATGCAATTTGAAGATTTCCACCTTGACGACACCCTGCTCGAGTCGCTCAAGGCGATGGGCCATCTTGCCCCGACCACCATCCAGCAACAGACGATCCCCCTAGCCCTGGAGCACAAAGATATCCTGGCGAGGGCACCGACAGGCACAGGCAAGACCGCCAGCTTCCTGCTACCGGCGCTGCAACATCTGCTGGACTTCCCCCGCCGCTACTCGGGCCAAGCGCGCGTGCTGATCCTCGCCCCAACCCGTGAGCTGGCCAGCCAGGTACACAGATACGCCAGCCACCTGGCCACCGGCCTGGGGCTGGATATCGCCATCATCACGGGCGGTGTGCCTTACGCTCCGCAGGAGCAGGCGCTCAAGGAAAATATCGACATTCTGGTGGCCACCCCCGGCCGTCTGATGGAATACCTGGACAAGGAACTCTTCGACGCCCAATCGGTGGAGATCTTGGTACTCGACGAGGCCGATCGCATGCTGGACATGGGTTTCTCCTCCGCGGTGCAGTCTATCGCCATCGAGGCGCAGCAGCGTAAGCACAACATGCTGTTCTCTGCGACCCTGGAAGGCGGCGGTGTGAGTCGATTCGCCGAGATGCTACTGACCAATCCCGTAACCATTGAGACTAAGCCGCCCCGCAGCGAGAAGGCCAAGATCCATCAATGGATGCACCTGGCCGATGACAAAGAGCATAAGTTTGCCCTGCTGTGCGACATCCTCAAGCGTGAAGAGGTTAGCCGCGCCATCGTCTTCGTCAAGACCCGCGAGGTCGTAGCCAGCCTGGAAGGTCAGCTGCAACAGGCAGGTATCCACTGCGCCTTCATGCGTGGCGACATGGAACAGAAGGCGCGCTTTCAGGCGCTGGGTCGCTTCACCAAGGGCGAGGTTAACGTGCTGCTGGCCACCGACGTGGCGGCCCGCGGTATCGACATCGACGGCATCACCCATGTGATCAACTTCGATATGCCGCGCTCGGCAGACACCTATGTGCACCGCATCGGCCGTACCGGCCGCGCCGGTAACAAGGGCACGGCCATCTCGCTGGTCGAGGCCCACGACATGCGTGTCGTCGCCAAAATTGAGCGCTATATCGAGCAGCCGCTGAAACGCCGGGTGATCGACTCGCTGCGTCCTAAACACAAGGAAGCTAAGGTGCCCACCAAGAAGAAGGTGAAGAGCAGCGACAAGAAGAGCCCGAAGAAAGCCAAGAAGAAGCGCTAG
- a CDS encoding tRNA1(Val) (adenine(37)-N6)-methyltransferase, translating to MPFTFKQFHVDDSHCGMPVSTDGVLLGAWAPLTQAKTILDIGAGSGLLSLMAAQRSEAVIQALEIDPLAAQDCQHNIDQSPWSDRITLIQADLLQWYPLAQTQAQTQFDHILCNPPYFDNGPQSQCSKRAQARHTDSLAFDQLLSAIKQLLAPTGKASLILPNASLGRFLPLLAEFKLKLSARVDITTAPNKAPQRHLLCLSHAVSSAESSEAIEAEHLSIRDASGAYSQAMVALTQAFYLKL from the coding sequence ATGCCCTTTACCTTCAAGCAATTTCACGTCGATGACAGCCACTGCGGCATGCCCGTCAGCACAGATGGCGTCCTGCTGGGCGCCTGGGCACCACTCACCCAGGCCAAAACCATACTGGATATCGGCGCCGGCAGTGGTCTGCTGAGCCTGATGGCGGCCCAGCGCAGCGAGGCGGTGATACAGGCGTTAGAGATAGACCCCCTGGCGGCGCAGGACTGCCAGCACAACATCGACCAGAGTCCCTGGAGCGATCGCATCACATTGATCCAGGCGGATCTGCTACAGTGGTATCCCCTTGCTCAGACTCAGGCTCAGACTCAGTTCGACCATATCCTCTGCAACCCGCCCTATTTCGACAACGGGCCTCAGTCTCAGTGCAGCAAACGCGCCCAGGCCAGACACACGGACAGCCTGGCATTTGACCAGCTATTGTCAGCCATCAAGCAGCTACTGGCACCCACGGGCAAGGCGAGCCTGATCTTGCCAAATGCCAGCCTGGGACGATTTCTGCCCCTGCTGGCCGAATTTAAACTCAAGCTAAGTGCCAGGGTCGACATCACCACAGCGCCCAACAAGGCGCCTCAGCGTCATCTGCTCTGCCTGAGCCACGCCGTCTCGAGCGCCGAGTCTAGCGAAGCGATAGAGGCTGAGCACCTCAGCATTCGCGATGCCTCTGGGGCCTACAGCCAGGCTATGGTTGCCCTGACTCAGGCCTTCTACCTCAAGCTCTAA
- the brnQ gene encoding branched-chain amino acid transport system II carrier protein — MTDTLGLGFMTFAFFLGAGNLIFPPLAGFLAGENMSWAMIGFLLTAVTLPLVTLIAVAKANGKVMGLLPPLAATMLAIAIYIIIGPAFAAPRAGLVAYEMGYKPFIQDAQASFEVAGVVFTSSQLLYTSIFFGIAMLLSLFPGKLLDSVGKVLTPIMIILLVGLAISVVVLPGSDVAAAVGDYQTNPLTKGIIEGYNTMDTLASLIFGMLIIDLLRKKGVDSPREQTKYLVRAAFIAAGGLAFVYVSLFYLGATAGDLAVGADNGGVILTNYVNYQFGASGQLLLAAVVTLACLTTVVGLVSACAEYFNELMPSLSYKLLVVVMSVTCAVVANVGLAQLINISIPVLVTIYPVAIALVAVTYLTERFAQPAFAHRMVLSVALVFGIIDGLKAAGVNMSMFDVMPLSAQGMAWLIPTAITIFACLMVKRPRGEAVLN; from the coding sequence ATGACGGATACATTGGGCTTAGGTTTCATGACCTTTGCCTTCTTCTTAGGCGCGGGGAACCTGATCTTCCCGCCGCTGGCCGGATTCCTTGCCGGTGAGAACATGTCTTGGGCCATGATCGGCTTCCTGCTGACTGCGGTGACCCTGCCGCTGGTGACCCTGATTGCCGTGGCAAAGGCCAACGGCAAGGTGATGGGCCTGCTGCCACCTTTGGCCGCGACCATGCTGGCGATCGCCATCTACATCATCATTGGCCCAGCCTTTGCCGCGCCTCGTGCCGGTCTGGTGGCCTATGAGATGGGCTACAAGCCTTTTATCCAAGATGCTCAGGCGAGTTTTGAAGTCGCCGGTGTCGTCTTCACCAGCTCACAGCTGCTCTATACCAGCATCTTCTTCGGCATCGCCATGTTGCTGTCGCTGTTCCCCGGCAAGCTGCTGGACAGCGTAGGTAAGGTGCTTACGCCTATCATGATCATCCTGCTGGTGGGTCTGGCAATCTCTGTGGTTGTGCTACCAGGCTCAGACGTGGCCGCTGCTGTGGGCGACTATCAGACGAACCCGCTAACCAAGGGGATCATCGAAGGCTATAACACCATGGACACCTTGGCATCGCTGATCTTCGGCATGCTGATCATCGACCTGCTGCGCAAGAAGGGCGTGGATTCGCCAAGAGAGCAGACCAAGTACCTGGTGCGCGCAGCCTTTATCGCTGCCGGTGGGCTGGCGTTCGTCTATGTATCACTCTTCTACCTGGGCGCGACCGCCGGTGATCTGGCCGTGGGCGCCGATAACGGCGGGGTGATCCTGACCAACTATGTGAACTATCAGTTTGGCGCCTCGGGTCAGCTGCTGCTGGCGGCCGTGGTGACCCTGGCCTGTCTGACGACGGTTGTCGGTCTGGTTTCTGCCTGCGCCGAATACTTCAACGAGCTGATGCCTAGCCTCTCATACAAGCTATTGGTGGTGGTGATGAGCGTCACCTGCGCCGTGGTGGCTAACGTGGGTCTGGCGCAGCTGATCAACATCAGCATCCCTGTGTTGGTGACCATCTACCCAGTGGCGATCGCCCTGGTAGCGGTGACCTACCTGACCGAGCGCTTCGCTCAGCCCGCCTTTGCCCATCGCATGGTGTTGAGCGTGGCCCTGGTGTTCGGCATCATCGATGGTCTTAAGGCGGCGGGTGTCAACATGAGCATGTTCGATGTGATGCCACTGTCGGCTCAGGGCATGGCTTGGTTAATTCCGACGGCAATTACCATCTTTGCCTGCTTGATGGTCAAACGCCCACGAGGTGAAGCGGTATTAAATTGA